A window of the Synechococcus sp. JA-3-3Ab genome harbors these coding sequences:
- a CDS encoding gas vesicle protein GvpV produces the protein MGATPFSLDPICSVMSLPRVPRSRPRPKLRSIPRRKTESALYAEMQQLTVEKQRLNQELEFIQERQGQIQARLREIEQALQRFQQEAESFRDPAAAREPGTGRFSSSRFPPMTFEY, from the coding sequence ATGGGCGCAACGCCCTTTTCTCTGGATCCCATTTGTTCTGTTATGAGCTTGCCCCGCGTGCCCCGCTCCCGGCCCCGCCCAAAGTTACGCTCGATCCCTCGCCGCAAAACCGAATCGGCTCTCTATGCCGAGATGCAGCAGCTCACTGTGGAAAAGCAGCGGCTCAACCAGGAATTGGAGTTCATTCAGGAACGGCAAGGGCAAATTCAAGCAAGGCTCCGGGAAATCGAACAAGCGCTACAGCGTTTTCAGCAGGAGGCAGAGAGCTTTCGGGATCCCGCCGCTGCTCGAGAACCGGGCACTGGCCGCTTCTCCTCCTCCCGTTTCCCGCCGATGACCTTTGAGTACTGA
- a CDS encoding pentapeptide repeat-containing protein, with translation MVETAAELLQRYGSGERDFSNSQLAEADLAGADLAGIDLGGATLQQAKLAAANLERAYLSGADLSQADLQGSNLRLANLEKAKLQGSRLQGANLRGANLTAADLSGADLSQADLAGANLSGANLKGANLSGCKLKLANLRGACYDTATHLEADVVPAELGMVSA, from the coding sequence ATGGTCGAAACCGCAGCGGAACTGTTGCAGCGCTATGGCAGCGGCGAGCGGGACTTCAGCAACAGCCAATTGGCCGAAGCTGACCTGGCCGGTGCCGACTTGGCCGGGATCGACCTGGGCGGAGCAACCCTCCAGCAGGCCAAACTGGCCGCTGCCAACCTGGAGCGGGCCTACTTGAGCGGCGCCGACCTCAGCCAAGCCGATCTGCAGGGATCCAACCTGCGCCTGGCCAATCTAGAAAAGGCCAAATTGCAGGGATCTCGATTGCAAGGGGCCAACCTGCGCGGCGCCAACCTGACCGCAGCCGACCTGAGTGGTGCCGATCTCAGCCAGGCAGACCTGGCGGGGGCCAACCTCAGCGGCGCCAACCTGAAAGGGGCCAACCTCAGCGGCTGTAAACTCAAGCTTGCCAACCTGCGGGGAGCCTGTTACGACACGGCCACTCACCTAGAAGCAGATGTCGTTCCCGCCGAGTTGGGCATGGTTTCCGCCTAG
- a CDS encoding DNA-directed RNA polymerase subunit gamma, translated as MAKTEQRFDYVKIGLASPERIIEWGQRTLPNGQVVGEVTKPETINYRTLKPEMDGLFCERIFGPVKDWECHCGKYKRVRHRGIVCERCGVEVTESRVRRHRMGYIKLAAPVTHVWYLKGIPSHIATLLDMPLRDVEQVVYFNAYVVVDPGNAPNLSYKQLLTEDQYLEIEDQMYEEGSELQLPENWAMIGAEAIERLLKDIDLEKEAEQLREEIASARGQKRARLIKRLRVIDNFIATGARPEWMVLRVLPVIPPDLRPMVQLDGGRFATSDLNDLYRRVINRNNRLARLQEIMAPEIIVRNEKRMLQEAVDALIDNGRRGRMVVGANNRPLKSLSDIIEGKQGRFRQNLLGKRVDYSGRSVIVVGPNLRMHQCGLPKEMAIELFQPFVIHKLIKRGIVNNIKAAKKLIQSNDPQVWDVLEDVIDGHPVLLNRAPTLHRLGIQAFEPILVEGRAIQLHPLVCPAFNADFDGDQMAVHVPLSLEAQAEARLLMLATNNILSPATGAPIITPSQDMVLGCYYLTADNPHAPDLGDRYFASLEDALIAYDRGVIGLHSKIWVRYSGPMELGKEEKESEPQIIEEPGGTRLKITNYRRIREDRDGNVISQYIRTTAGRIIFNKTVQDILSA; from the coding sequence ATGGCCAAAACGGAGCAACGCTTTGACTATGTCAAGATTGGGCTGGCTTCTCCGGAGCGGATTATAGAGTGGGGCCAGCGCACCCTGCCCAACGGCCAAGTGGTGGGAGAAGTCACCAAGCCGGAGACCATCAACTACCGAACCCTCAAGCCGGAGATGGATGGTCTCTTCTGTGAGCGCATCTTCGGGCCGGTTAAGGACTGGGAGTGTCACTGCGGCAAGTACAAGCGAGTGCGGCATCGCGGCATTGTCTGCGAGCGCTGTGGGGTGGAGGTGACCGAGTCGCGGGTGCGCCGCCATCGTATGGGCTACATCAAACTGGCCGCCCCGGTCACCCACGTTTGGTACCTGAAAGGGATCCCCAGCCACATCGCCACGCTGTTGGACATGCCGCTGCGGGACGTGGAGCAGGTGGTGTACTTCAACGCCTACGTGGTGGTGGATCCGGGCAACGCTCCCAACCTCTCCTACAAGCAGTTGCTGACCGAGGATCAATACCTGGAGATCGAGGATCAGATGTACGAGGAGGGATCCGAGCTGCAACTGCCGGAGAACTGGGCCATGATCGGGGCGGAGGCCATCGAACGCCTGCTCAAGGATATCGACCTGGAAAAAGAGGCGGAGCAGTTGCGGGAGGAGATCGCCAGCGCCCGCGGCCAGAAGCGGGCGCGCCTAATCAAGCGGCTGCGCGTGATCGACAACTTCATCGCCACGGGAGCCCGGCCAGAGTGGATGGTGCTGCGGGTGCTGCCGGTGATCCCGCCCGATCTGCGCCCGATGGTGCAGTTGGATGGGGGGCGCTTTGCCACCAGCGACCTCAACGATCTCTACCGTCGGGTGATCAACCGCAACAACCGCCTGGCGCGGCTGCAGGAGATCATGGCGCCGGAGATCATCGTGCGCAACGAGAAGCGTATGCTGCAGGAGGCGGTGGACGCCCTGATCGACAACGGTCGGCGGGGGCGCATGGTGGTGGGGGCCAACAACCGTCCCCTCAAGTCCCTCTCCGATATCATTGAGGGCAAGCAGGGGCGTTTCCGGCAAAACCTGCTCGGCAAGCGGGTGGACTACTCTGGGCGTTCGGTGATCGTGGTGGGGCCCAACCTGCGCATGCACCAGTGTGGCTTGCCCAAAGAGATGGCCATCGAGCTGTTCCAGCCCTTTGTGATCCACAAGTTGATCAAGCGGGGCATCGTCAACAACATCAAAGCCGCCAAAAAGCTGATCCAGAGCAATGACCCGCAGGTTTGGGACGTGCTGGAGGACGTAATCGACGGCCACCCAGTTTTGCTCAACCGTGCCCCAACGTTGCACCGCCTCGGGATCCAGGCTTTTGAGCCGATCCTGGTGGAGGGGAGGGCGATTCAGCTCCACCCCTTGGTCTGCCCGGCTTTCAACGCCGACTTCGACGGCGACCAGATGGCGGTGCATGTGCCTCTCTCCTTGGAAGCCCAGGCGGAGGCACGCTTGCTGATGTTGGCCACCAACAACATCCTCTCCCCGGCCACAGGCGCTCCGATTATTACTCCCAGCCAAGACATGGTGTTGGGGTGCTACTATCTGACGGCGGACAATCCCCACGCCCCCGACCTTGGCGATCGTTATTTTGCCAGCCTGGAGGACGCCCTCATCGCCTACGACCGCGGCGTCATCGGCCTGCACAGCAAAATCTGGGTGCGCTACAGCGGCCCGATGGAGTTGGGCAAAGAGGAAAAAGAGTCGGAGCCTCAGATTATCGAGGAGCCGGGCGGCACCCGCCTCAAGATCACCAACTACCGCCGCATCCGCGAGGATCGGGACGGCAACGTGATCAGCCAATACATTCGCACCACGGCGGGCCGGATCATCTTCAACAAAACGGTGCAAGATATTTTGTCTGCTTGA
- the tenA gene encoding thiaminase II, with protein sequence MSQSFTAHLWQTIEPIYQQILDHPFNQELAAGSLSRQRFQFYLQQDALYLTDFARALALIGARSEGAERVVSFLNFALGAIVAERSLHESYFRLYDIQPETTYAPACFAYTRFLLAAAALDPYEVAMAAVLPCFWIYREVGSAIYRTAKPNNPYQQWIDTYAGEEFAQVVQQALDITDSLATQTTAATREKMTAAFVTASRLEWLFWDSAYRLETWQPA encoded by the coding sequence ATGTCTCAATCTTTTACCGCCCACCTCTGGCAGACGATCGAGCCCATCTACCAACAGATCTTGGATCACCCCTTTAACCAAGAGCTGGCCGCAGGCAGCCTCTCGCGGCAGCGCTTTCAGTTCTATCTGCAGCAGGATGCTCTTTATCTCACCGATTTTGCCCGCGCCCTTGCCTTGATCGGGGCCCGTTCCGAGGGGGCTGAGCGGGTGGTGAGTTTCTTGAACTTTGCCCTGGGGGCCATTGTGGCCGAGCGCAGCCTGCACGAGAGTTACTTTCGCCTCTACGACATCCAGCCGGAGACAACCTACGCTCCTGCCTGCTTCGCCTACACCCGTTTTCTATTGGCTGCGGCTGCCTTGGATCCCTACGAGGTGGCCATGGCCGCTGTGCTGCCCTGCTTCTGGATTTACCGTGAGGTGGGATCCGCCATTTACCGCACCGCCAAGCCCAACAATCCTTATCAACAATGGATCGACACCTATGCCGGGGAAGAATTTGCCCAGGTGGTGCAACAGGCCCTGGACATCACCGACTCCTTGGCTACGCAGACCACAGCGGCGACGCGGGAGAAGATGACGGCTGCTTTTGTCACCGCCTCTCGCCTGGAATGGCTGTTCTGGGACAGCGCCTACCGCCTGGAAACCTGGCAGCCCGCCTGA
- a CDS encoding DNA-directed RNA polymerase subunit beta': MSEKGRFSAGLVRQAADGAKAKTPPPPVPFRNYQIGKKELRNLIAWSFARYGTARTAQMADALKALGFKYATQAAVSISIEDLRIPPSKRQLLAQAEAEIEAATERYTRGEITEVERYQKVIDTWNQTNDQIKEEMLSNFRQNDPLNSVYMMANSGARGNVSQVRQLVGMRGLMANPQGEIIDLPIKTNFREGLTVTEYIISSYGARKGLVDTALRTADSGYLTRRLVDVSQDVIVRESDCGTDQGILLEPLMDADKVVVSLEERLVGRVLARDVVHPQTQEILARRNQEVDHDLAKAIVEAGIRQVMVRSPLTCEANRSVCRMCYGWSLAHSRLVDLGEAVGIIAAQSIGEPGTQLTMRTFHTGGVFTGEVARQIRAPFAGVVRFPKNLRTRPFRTRHGDDALQLEANNQIVLEGPDGQREVFDMTQGSTLLVRDGAQVQRDQLIAEVTVAKAVRKSTEKAQKEVVADLAGEIRFADLPIEEKTDRQGNTTCTAQRQGLIWVMSGQVYNLPPGAEPVVKNGDRVQAGDVIAETSLVTEHGGIVRLPERSDTKSGREVEIINAAVVLHEARVRVESHQGREQFLLDTASGQTFVLKATPGTKVGNDEVVAELIENNFRTQTGGLVKFAGVEVARRGKAKQGYEVIRGGTLLWIPEETHEVNKDISLLNVEDGQYVEAGTEVVKDIFCQNAGVVEVIQKNDILREIVIKPGSLHLVDDPADLEIPTGTLIQPGQKLLSSIVPDRLVYLEQVETPEGPGLLLRPVYEYEIPDRPVVPSQESTSESGRSIRLRAVQRVPFKDGERVKSVGPVELLRTQLVLEIDTDAPQLKADIELIQDEKDPSIRRLQLVILETLLLRRDVEADLTQGSTHTRLLVSEGDSIGRGGVIARTEIQAKKAGIVQGIRQGAEVVRRVLVVTDDDLLTVPLTGQASVEVGALVRAGDELAPGIPAPESGQVMQIADGQVVLRLARPYLVSAGAILQVRDGDLVQRGDSLALLVFERAKTGDIIQGLPRIEELLEARKPKEMCVLAKRPGTVQLSWRGEEPDLRVIEADGTVTEYSVMPGQNLIVVDGQPVQVGDPLTDGPANPHDLLEIYFEYHRQTLGDDQAARLALREVQRFLVNEVQNVYRSQGVEIADKHIEIVVRQMTSKVRVDDSGDTVLLPGELVELREIQQTNATMAITGGAPAKYTPVLLGITKASLNTDSFISAASFQETTRVLTEAAIEGKSDWLRGLKENVIIGRLIPAGTGFSTYEEMAPEPEPEEEEEPVVLPELPPRLILDDDQLIDDSTPVDEPTEDEGEEE, from the coding sequence ATGAGCGAAAAAGGACGCTTTTCCGCCGGTCTAGTCCGGCAGGCCGCCGATGGCGCCAAGGCCAAGACCCCGCCGCCCCCTGTACCCTTTCGCAACTATCAAATCGGCAAAAAAGAGCTGCGCAATCTGATTGCCTGGTCGTTTGCTCGCTACGGCACCGCCCGCACCGCTCAGATGGCGGATGCTCTGAAGGCCCTGGGCTTCAAATACGCCACCCAGGCTGCCGTTTCCATCAGCATCGAGGATCTGCGCATTCCACCCAGCAAGCGGCAGTTGTTGGCCCAGGCAGAAGCGGAGATCGAGGCGGCCACGGAGCGCTACACCCGCGGCGAGATCACCGAGGTGGAGCGCTATCAAAAGGTGATCGATACCTGGAACCAGACCAACGACCAGATTAAGGAGGAGATGCTCAGCAACTTCCGCCAGAACGATCCCCTCAACTCCGTGTACATGATGGCCAACTCGGGGGCGAGGGGGAACGTCTCGCAGGTGCGGCAGTTGGTGGGCATGCGCGGCCTGATGGCCAACCCGCAGGGGGAGATCATCGACTTGCCGATTAAAACCAATTTCCGCGAGGGCCTGACGGTTACCGAATACATCATCTCTTCCTACGGGGCGCGCAAGGGCTTGGTGGACACGGCTTTGCGCACTGCCGACTCTGGCTACCTGACCCGCCGTTTGGTGGACGTGTCTCAGGATGTGATCGTGCGGGAATCCGACTGCGGCACCGACCAAGGGATCCTGCTGGAACCCCTGATGGATGCGGACAAGGTGGTGGTGTCGCTGGAGGAGCGCCTGGTGGGCCGGGTGCTGGCGCGGGATGTGGTGCACCCGCAAACCCAGGAGATTCTTGCCCGCCGCAACCAAGAGGTGGATCACGACTTGGCCAAGGCCATTGTGGAGGCCGGCATCCGGCAGGTGATGGTGCGTTCTCCCCTCACCTGCGAGGCCAACCGATCGGTGTGCCGGATGTGCTATGGCTGGAGCCTGGCCCACTCCCGGCTGGTGGATCTGGGGGAGGCGGTCGGGATCATCGCCGCTCAATCGATTGGGGAGCCGGGCACCCAGTTAACCATGCGCACCTTCCACACGGGAGGTGTGTTTACCGGGGAGGTGGCCCGCCAAATTCGCGCCCCCTTTGCTGGCGTGGTGCGGTTCCCGAAAAATCTGCGCACCCGCCCCTTCCGCACCCGCCACGGCGACGATGCCCTGCAGCTAGAAGCGAACAACCAAATTGTCCTGGAAGGGCCAGACGGACAACGGGAAGTCTTCGACATGACGCAGGGATCCACTCTGCTGGTGCGGGACGGGGCCCAGGTGCAGCGGGATCAGTTGATTGCGGAAGTGACTGTAGCCAAGGCCGTGCGCAAGAGCACCGAGAAAGCCCAGAAGGAGGTGGTGGCCGACTTGGCGGGGGAAATCCGCTTTGCCGATCTGCCCATCGAGGAGAAAACCGACCGCCAGGGCAACACCACCTGCACCGCGCAGCGGCAAGGGTTGATCTGGGTGATGTCCGGCCAGGTATACAACCTGCCGCCGGGGGCCGAGCCGGTGGTGAAAAACGGGGATCGGGTGCAGGCGGGGGATGTGATCGCTGAGACCTCGCTGGTAACCGAGCACGGCGGCATCGTGCGGCTGCCGGAGCGCAGCGACACCAAAAGTGGGCGCGAAGTGGAGATCATCAACGCCGCGGTGGTGTTGCACGAGGCGCGGGTGCGGGTGGAATCCCACCAGGGCCGGGAGCAATTTTTGCTGGATACGGCCAGCGGCCAGACCTTTGTCCTCAAGGCCACGCCGGGCACCAAAGTGGGCAACGACGAGGTAGTGGCGGAGCTGATCGAGAACAATTTCCGCACCCAGACGGGCGGCCTGGTGAAGTTTGCCGGTGTCGAGGTGGCCCGGCGGGGCAAGGCGAAGCAGGGCTATGAGGTCATCCGGGGCGGCACCTTGCTGTGGATCCCGGAGGAGACCCACGAGGTGAACAAGGACATCTCCCTGTTGAACGTGGAGGATGGCCAGTACGTAGAAGCCGGCACCGAGGTGGTGAAGGACATCTTCTGCCAAAATGCTGGCGTCGTCGAGGTTATCCAGAAAAACGACATCCTGCGGGAGATCGTCATCAAGCCCGGATCCCTGCATCTGGTGGACGACCCCGCCGACCTGGAAATACCCACCGGCACGCTAATCCAGCCGGGCCAGAAGCTGCTCAGCAGCATCGTCCCTGACCGATTGGTCTATCTGGAGCAGGTGGAGACGCCTGAAGGGCCAGGCCTGCTGCTGCGCCCGGTGTACGAGTACGAGATCCCCGACCGGCCGGTGGTGCCCAGCCAAGAGTCTACCAGCGAGTCTGGCCGCTCCATTCGCCTGCGGGCGGTGCAGCGCGTTCCCTTCAAGGATGGGGAGCGGGTGAAGTCGGTGGGGCCGGTAGAACTGCTGCGCACACAACTGGTGCTGGAGATCGATACCGACGCCCCGCAACTGAAGGCCGATATTGAACTGATCCAAGATGAGAAGGATCCCAGTATCCGTCGCCTGCAACTGGTGATCTTGGAAACCCTGCTGCTGCGCCGAGACGTGGAGGCGGATCTAACCCAGGGGAGTACCCACACGCGGCTGTTGGTGAGCGAAGGAGACAGTATCGGCAGGGGGGGTGTTATCGCCCGCACCGAGATTCAGGCCAAAAAAGCCGGGATCGTGCAGGGGATCCGCCAGGGCGCGGAGGTGGTGCGACGGGTTCTGGTGGTTACCGACGACGACCTGCTGACGGTGCCTCTGACGGGCCAAGCCAGCGTCGAGGTGGGAGCGCTGGTGCGGGCCGGCGACGAGCTGGCGCCGGGGATCCCTGCCCCCGAGTCGGGGCAAGTGATGCAGATTGCCGATGGCCAAGTGGTGTTGCGGTTGGCGCGGCCTTATTTGGTGTCGGCGGGTGCCATTCTGCAGGTGCGGGATGGGGATCTGGTGCAGCGGGGGGATTCTTTGGCCCTCCTGGTGTTTGAGCGGGCCAAGACGGGGGACATCATCCAGGGTCTGCCGCGGATCGAGGAGCTGTTGGAGGCCCGCAAGCCCAAGGAAATGTGTGTTCTGGCCAAGCGGCCCGGCACGGTGCAACTGAGCTGGCGAGGAGAAGAGCCGGATCTGCGGGTCATCGAAGCCGATGGTACGGTTACCGAGTATTCGGTGATGCCGGGGCAAAACCTGATCGTGGTCGATGGCCAGCCGGTACAGGTGGGGGATCCGCTGACCGACGGCCCGGCCAACCCCCACGACCTCTTGGAGATCTACTTTGAGTACCATCGCCAAACCTTGGGCGACGACCAAGCGGCACGGCTAGCCTTGCGGGAGGTGCAGCGCTTCCTGGTCAACGAGGTGCAGAACGTCTATCGCTCGCAAGGGGTGGAGATTGCCGACAAGCACATCGAGATTGTGGTGCGCCAGATGACCTCCAAGGTGCGGGTGGACGACAGCGGCGACACCGTCCTGTTGCCCGGCGAGCTGGTGGAGCTGCGGGAAATCCAGCAGACCAACGCTACCATGGCCATCACCGGCGGGGCGCCGGCTAAGTACACGCCCGTTCTGCTGGGGATCACCAAGGCCAGCTTGAACACCGACAGCTTCATCTCGGCGGCCAGCTTCCAGGAGACCACGCGGGTGCTGACGGAGGCGGCCATCGAAGGCAAGTCCGACTGGCTGCGGGGCCTGAAGGAGAACGTGATCATCGGGCGCTTGATCCCGGCGGGCACGGGCTTCAGCACCTACGAGGAGATGGCGCCAGAACCGGAGCCGGAGGAAGAGGAGGAGCCTGTTGTGCTGCCAGAGCTGCCGCCTCGCCTGATCTTGGATGACGACCAGCTCATCGACGACTCCACCCCCGTTGACGAGCCGACGGAGGATGAGGGAGAAGAAGAGTGA
- a CDS encoding uracil-DNA glycosylase codes for MREKKSEALADHQPWAALQAEIVACRRCPRLVAWREAVAQQKVARFCDQLYWGRPVPGFGDVQARLWVIGLAPAAHGGNRTGRVFTGDPSGDWLFRALRRARFANQPISLHREDGLQLRDCYISAVMRCAPPQNRPTAAEAKTCLGYLRQELELLTQVRVILALDHNHMPWP; via the coding sequence ATGAGGGAGAAGAAGAGTGAGGCGTTGGCGGATCACCAGCCCTGGGCGGCGCTACAGGCTGAGATCGTCGCTTGCCGCCGCTGTCCCCGCCTGGTGGCTTGGCGAGAGGCGGTTGCCCAGCAAAAGGTGGCCCGTTTTTGTGACCAGCTCTACTGGGGCCGACCGGTGCCGGGGTTTGGGGATGTGCAGGCGCGGCTGTGGGTGATCGGCTTGGCGCCGGCAGCCCATGGGGGCAACCGCACCGGGCGGGTGTTTACGGGGGATCCCAGCGGGGATTGGCTATTTCGCGCTCTGCGCCGGGCCAGGTTTGCCAATCAACCCATCTCTCTGCACCGGGAAGATGGCCTGCAATTGCGGGATTGCTACATCTCAGCCGTGATGCGCTGCGCGCCGCCGCAGAACCGCCCCACCGCCGCAGAAGCCAAGACCTGCCTGGGCTATCTGAGACAAGAGCTGGAGCTGTTGACCCAGGTGCGGGTCATCTTGGCGTTGGACCATAACCACATGCCATGGCCATGA
- a CDS encoding aldehyde oxygenase (deformylating) — translation MAPANVLPNTPPSPTDGGGTALDYSSPRYRQAYSRINGIVIEGEQEAHDNYLKLAEMLPEAAEELRKLAKMELRHMKGFQACGKNLQVEPDVEFARAFFAPLRDNFQSAAAAGDLVSCFVIQSLIIECFAIAAYNIYIPVADDFARKITEGVVKDEYLHLNFGERWLGEHFAEVKAQIEAANAQNLPLVRQMLQQVEADVEAIYMDREAIVEDFMIAYGEALASIGFNTREVMRLSAQGLRAA, via the coding sequence ATGGCCCCAGCGAACGTCCTGCCCAACACCCCCCCGTCCCCCACTGATGGGGGCGGCACTGCCCTAGACTACAGCAGCCCAAGGTATCGGCAGGCCTACTCCCGCATCAACGGTATTGTTATCGAAGGCGAACAAGAAGCCCACGACAACTACCTCAAGCTGGCCGAAATGCTGCCGGAAGCTGCAGAGGAGCTGCGCAAGCTGGCCAAGATGGAATTGCGCCACATGAAAGGCTTCCAGGCCTGCGGCAAAAACCTGCAGGTGGAACCCGATGTGGAGTTTGCCCGCGCCTTTTTCGCGCCCTTGCGGGACAATTTCCAAAGCGCCGCAGCGGCAGGGGATCTGGTCTCCTGTTTTGTCATTCAGTCTTTGATCATCGAGTGCTTTGCCATTGCCGCCTACAACATCTACATCCCGGTTGCCGATGACTTTGCCCGCAAGATCACCGAGGGGGTAGTTAAGGACGAGTATCTGCACCTCAATTTTGGGGAGCGCTGGCTGGGCGAGCACTTTGCCGAGGTTAAAGCCCAGATCGAAGCAGCCAACGCCCAAAATCTGCCTCTAGTTCGGCAGATGCTGCAGCAGGTAGAGGCGGATGTGGAAGCCATTTACATGGATCGCGAGGCCATTGTAGAAGACTTCATGATCGCCTACGGCGAGGCCCTGGCCAGCATCGGCTTCAACACCCGCGAGGTAATGCGCCTCTCGGCCCAGGGTCTGCGGGCCGCCTGA
- a CDS encoding long-chain acyl-[acyl-carrier-protein] reductase: MFGLIGHLTSLAHAKRVADKLGYSEYAESDLEFWCMAPPQVVDEIVVTSITGQKIYGQYVESCFLPEMLAGGRVKAACRKILNAMALAQRRGLNITTLGGFSSIIFENFRLDTLRRVRNIDLEIRRFTTGNTHTAYIICQQLQAAAQRYAMDLAAATVAVVGATGDIGSAICQWLVAHTSPAKLLLIARERRRLEELQAKLKKGEVCSLEEALPRADFIVWVASMSQGVTLDPQVLPDPCVIIDGGYPKNIASKLQRKGLYVIDGGMVEHSLDIEWNIMQFLNVANPARQLFACFAEAMLLEFEGLYTNFSWGRNLITLEKLDLIGQLSRKHGFRPLMPEA, encoded by the coding sequence ATGTTCGGCCTGATCGGGCACCTGACCAGCCTGGCCCACGCAAAACGGGTGGCAGATAAGCTGGGGTATTCCGAATATGCGGAGAGCGACCTGGAATTTTGGTGCATGGCTCCGCCTCAGGTGGTGGACGAGATCGTGGTGACCAGCATCACGGGCCAAAAAATCTATGGCCAGTACGTCGAATCCTGTTTCCTGCCGGAAATGCTGGCGGGGGGACGGGTGAAGGCGGCCTGTCGCAAGATTTTGAATGCGATGGCCTTGGCGCAGCGGCGCGGCTTGAACATCACCACCCTGGGAGGATTTAGCAGCATTATTTTCGAGAATTTTCGCCTCGACACCCTCAGGCGGGTGCGCAACATCGACCTGGAAATTCGGCGTTTTACCACCGGCAACACCCACACGGCCTATATCATCTGTCAGCAATTGCAGGCGGCGGCCCAGCGCTACGCCATGGATTTGGCAGCTGCCACAGTTGCCGTGGTGGGGGCCACCGGCGATATCGGTAGTGCCATCTGCCAGTGGTTGGTAGCCCACACTTCCCCGGCCAAATTGCTGTTGATAGCCCGCGAGCGGCGACGCCTGGAAGAGCTGCAGGCCAAACTTAAAAAAGGGGAGGTCTGTTCCTTGGAAGAGGCCTTGCCCCGCGCCGATTTCATCGTCTGGGTGGCCAGCATGAGCCAAGGAGTGACCCTCGATCCTCAGGTGCTTCCGGATCCCTGCGTGATCATCGACGGTGGCTACCCGAAAAACATCGCCTCCAAGTTGCAGCGCAAGGGGCTGTACGTGATCGACGGCGGCATGGTGGAACACTCTCTCGATATCGAGTGGAATATTATGCAATTTTTGAATGTGGCCAACCCGGCCCGCCAGCTCTTCGCCTGCTTTGCCGAGGCGATGCTCCTGGAGTTCGAGGGCCTGTACACCAATTTTAGTTGGGGCCGCAACTTGATCACCCTAGAAAAGCTGGATTTAATCGGGCAACTGTCCCGCAAGCACGGCTTCCGTCCCCTTATGCCCGAAGCCTAG